CGACATCGCGCCTCGTAGGACTCCTCGGCCCCGACGAGGATGGTTGGGTCGTCGACGTGGGCCGGCTCGCCCCCGACCAGACGCTGGGTTCTGCTCGCTGGTTCGCCACAGACCGAACAGATCGCCTGGAGCTTATCGACGTATTCGGCGAGTGCGAGCAGTTGGGGCAACGGCTCGAAGGGCTCGCCGCGGAACGTCTGATCGGTGCCCGAGACGATTACCCGACGGCCGTCGCTCGCCAGTCCCTCGCAGACGCCGATCAACTCCTGGGGGAAGAAGTTCGCCTCGTCGATCGCGACGACCTGCTCGCCG
The nucleotide sequence above comes from Halalkalicoccus subterraneus. Encoded proteins:
- a CDS encoding thymidine kinase; protein product: MHAITRSGWVEVIAGCMFAGKTEELLRRLRRAEIAGQAVAVFKPATDDRYGEATVGSHNGRQWDAHVVDPEDGVAGIPEYLNGEQVVAIDEANFFPQELIGVCEGLASDGRRVIVSGTDQTFRGEPFEPLPQLLALAEYVDKLQAICSVCGEPASRTQRLVGGEPAHVDDPTILVGAEESYEARCRNCHTLRGE